The following DNA comes from Lynx canadensis isolate LIC74 chromosome C2, mLynCan4.pri.v2, whole genome shotgun sequence.
CAGGTGATTCTCCCACATACCACATTTTCAGAAACACTGGGTGAGATagctctctgaggtctcttcAAGCACAAATTTTATGTAACTTAGTCATCATTCTAGAACAGTGGAATAGACATCCAGCTTCTATCTGACCCTCTGATTCCTGAGaaatccctcttttctttttctattctattctaacaTGAATGTTTAAATTACAATTCCCAGTATGAATTAATACGCAGCTCCTAGAAAGTTTCAAACTGGAAATTTTATTGACTATCACAATGGTGTACTGGGAAAGAATCCACTAGGTAAATCCTTGAACATGatgtctttttgaattttgttaaaaagaTATCTGTTGGATGAAATATGGTGGAGAAAATATTCTCTTTCAAAGTAATTTCTCCAAATAGCCTTTATGTTTTCGGCTACAAGGTGAATCATGGGCAATATGTGCAGATACTCAAGAAAAGAGCAGGGTTAAGCAAAGCCTGCTGTCACCAAGAATATTTGTACTATACATAAAATGCTTTCAACAGGAGGATTGAGACCTTTTTGACTtggcttataaaagaaataatgctcTTTTCTCTAAAGGAACACAAAAGAAGGCTGATATATCTTCAGAAACACTTCTTTAGAGTTACTTTTCTCCCCCATGTTTATGAAGTCACTCATATCTTTAAAGAGTAAAACTCACTACCTGCTATTGACTGTACAAAGATTAAGAAGCTTTCCATCCCTGTTTCTAACCTGGAGTTTCCAAGCTGTAAAATAAACACCATAGATATTTTGCTATGAGAGAACTATTCCTTCCCCTAAAAGACTCTCAGACTCCTAAAATAAACCTATAGCTATTCTATTACATGAGGCCTCAGAATCTTTTAATAGGTATTttatgctacatttttttttttgtccctggGAGAGGGAACAGAGTGGGTTTCATTTGCACTCATAGGGACATAAGTGGAaaatccctccacccacccctccaccctccccacctccccacctcccaccaccctACCACCCCatgcccccaccaccaccatgttGGGTTTCCTTGAGGAGGGGCAGGAGTCGGGAGATGACAGACCCCAAGCACTGAATGGTACATTGTTGGCTCAGAGATTGCAGGTGGATGTCAGAGTTAAAGGAAGGTTAAgataagcttttttcttttcctcacaagCAGCCCCTTCGGACTGTTTATCACACCCAGATCAAAGATTATTCGCTTTCTCACTGCTTCTCAAGCCCACGGGAGAAAGATAAATccacttccctcccccactcggtgTAACAGAAAACGTGCACACACCAAGAAAGGAAACTAGGCTCAGGTGTGAGTAGTATGCTGGTTGAGACAAGTTTATTGAGAattccacacccacacccacaacTTTATCAAGAGCTGTGAGCGTGGtgaaaaattcagaagaaatacATGTTTGGGTATCAAGTTTCTGAAAATGTCTCAAAGAACATCATGCAGGGAAGGCAGCTGGAGGCGTCATCGGCTCCTTCCTGTTCTTCCCTCCGGACTCCAGGGCTAGGCCCGAGAAGCAGCGCCTGGGAGGTTGAGCGGCAAATGAGGACTAAAGTCGGAGGTAGGGGGAGGGACGTGGAGGGGTGCCTCTCAGCCTTGGGAGAGAAGATTCAGCGCCTCGGCAAATTTCAGCAAATCAGTAGAGATCAAATGGCCAGTATCTTCTGAAGCCGAAGGCCCCACAGCCGTTGTAGCCATAACCGAAGCCGTAGCCCACGGGGGAGTAGGTGCTGCCGTAGCCACAGCCCACGCTGTACCCCAGGGGGTAGCCGCAGCTGCCCCAGTAGCACCCTGGGAAGACGGCCCCGGAGAAGGTGTTGCAGTGCATGGTGTCCGCAGTGGAGGGCTCAGGGAGCAGGGGAATGTGTTTCCTCTGTGTGATGGATTCCCCAGGCTCCGAACCTTCTTTATATACCCCGGCGGTGGGGCGTGGTGAAAAACACCAGGCCCTCATTTTCATTCTTGACACCACAAAAAGCTCATTAATATGATTTGCCCTTGCTTTAGATGTCTTTACGGCTGCTTAAGAAAGCTGTGATGTCATCCGATGCAGGCATAGGATCCCTTCAAAGTGTGTCCCTCCACTAAAAAAAGCATTGCAGTGACTTCAAAGAACTGAGTCCCACGGACCCGAGATCTAATTCTCTGCAAGCAGTCTTTATACAACCCGGAAAGGTTCTGAGCTTGTTAATTCTTATTCTTGCTCTCTCAGGGTCCACAGGACACAGTTGGGATTCAATAAATCTGTGTCAAACgaattaacaaatgaaataataaatagtgAATCCAACTAACACTTGACGTATTTCTTAGTGTTCACTTGATTAAagaattctctttttctgttaaaaactgagaacaaactgagggttgatggggggtgggagggaggggagggtgggtgatgggtattgaggagggcaccttttgggatgagcactgggtgtggtatggaaaccaatttgtcaataaatttcatattaaaaaaaaaaagaattctctttttGGTAATGTGCAAGACAAATGCTACAGAACTTGAAGGAaagtctcctttttatttttttttctctgtctatAGCTACTCTGGTTTAAGAACCggttaaaaaattaatcataattaTAACTCCCACCTGAACTATATCTAACATCACGTTTTGAGACCACTGCCTGAACTAATAACcttataattgtaaaaaaaaaaaaaaaaaaaaaaaaaaaatggagtttgtGGATTAACTCTCAAAATGAACTGTCAAATAATTATGATTTgttgatcttatttttaaaataatattgaggggagcctgggtggctcagttagttaagcatctgactcttgagctcggctcaggtcatgatctcatgatttgtgagctGGAGTTTTGCCAGCTGTGCTGGCAAGGGgatgcctgcttggaattctttctccctctctcttctcccctaccctactcatgctctatctctcaaaataaaaattaaagaaaaccttatttaaaaaataaaagcatttcaaataaatattgaaaatagtaacaaaataaaaacagaaaaatgaatggcAAATTTTATCCtgaaatgtgttttgttgttgttgttgttgttgttgttgttgttgtttttcactgGATCTAATAAAAGCAGATTATCTGACAAACGTGATGAAATTGTGAAGGGCCAGGTAACATACGAGGTCAACATTTCACTTCTCACTTCTCAAGAGCGGGAAGGGAAGCACTCctctttaaatagaaatttagttCTCAAATATGAATGAAAGAAGGGACAAGATGGATCAAAAGTAACTTGAGTCACACAAGACCTAATAACCTATTCTAGATACTTGCACTAAGATTGCCCAGAATGGCACTTAgtagaaaacatacagaaaatacagCAGGACACGtggcacagaaatagaaaggCACAGAGCTATCACGAATTGTTCTCACAAGGCCATGGAAAGAATACGTCTTACATACTGCCCCCAAAATTTTACTTTAGATCCTAGAGATAACTTTCCTCCCTGTCACCAGCAACTAAGGTCTAAATTTCTGGGAGTACATAGAGGTCACAAGTTGAATCCAAAGGCAAGGTGAAACACctggaaaaacacaaaactctgCCAGCCTTCTAACCACTGACTGATTAACTACAGAAGATGCCTTTTTGAAAATTCACAGAGCTGTGCCGCCATCTTTGTTCATGAACAAAGCTCCATGGCCACTTAGGATGACTCAGATCTTAAAATCCAAACACTTCATGTGACTTAGGCCTAAATAAGTTCAGGGAATTCAAATTAGCTTTGCTCCCAAAATATAAAGGTATTCAACAGTTGAGCCTTCCCTAAAAATCATAGAATGATTTACACTATATTTCTTCTGCCATCACATTGCTCtgctctttaaagaaaaactgataacctttaaaaaaaaaaaatgaaacaaaatatagcattgtacactggaaaggaaaaaagatttgaaTTAATGCCAAAGTTCAATTATGACTCTCTGTTTAAATGAGTTCCTCCCTCACCACCTACCCATTCTGAGATGCCAGCTGTGCCCTCCAGGGCACAATACCCAGCTCTGTATCTGAGTAGTAATggtgaataaaaattaaaataaactgtctttttaaaatactagtccctgggggcacctgggtagtgcagtcagttaagcatctgactctcgattttggctcaggtcatgatctcatagttcgtcggatggaaccccacactgggctttgcactgacagctcaaagcctgcttgggattctccctctctccctccctctctttctgcccctcccccactcattcatgcattctctctctgtctctctctcaaaataaataaacattttttaaaaagctttaaaatcttGGGCCCTATTAATAGTAAACATCCTGATTTTTCTCTAGAAAGTCTACAAAAAAGCCTAACCCAAGAAAATTTTAGGGAGACACATTAGCAGCAAGTCATTGTAAAACATAACTTGTAGCTAGCTTAATCCTACACGGCACCTATGAAAGCTTTATTCTGATATAGGTTTATTTAGGGAAGGTCTAGGGCCTGTAAAGTGTGAAGTTTATACAATGTTGAGAGTCTTTTTTATGTAAAAGAATACAacgtaaaaatataaaatttaatgcaaaattaaacatttattaaatgctcaaagaaatcaccaaaaaacatacacactaacaaaaattacaattattacaaaattctgaaaaaagtatttttactaCTTGACTGCCTGTCCTGGTTCTATAATATTTGTTCCACAGATGAGCTTCTAACTCCAACATTTTGAACTATTTTCTCCACTACGCATCCTGTGCTGAATTCCATGGGGCAAATTCATATTGAGATATGACCTCTGACCCTGCATCATCATGTCAAAAATTTGGGGTGAATTGGCAGAGTGGATGGTAGAGAATTCCTGGAAACCAGTCCCACACAACGATGGCTAGAAATAGCCTAATTAGACACGGAAGTGACTGCAAACCACATAAGTCTGTCCCCCAATATCCACATTAAATGTATCTCCTACTCAACCTCTCCTTAAGCCAGGTACCAAAAAGGTCCACAGCCTTTCCAGAGCCTCCCAACATGAGAGGAAATGCGATGCAGGGAGCCCCTAGTGGAAACTGTCTAAACCAATTGCAGTAAAATGTTTCGCTTTTGTGAGTgtctaaaaaaaaacaagaaaaaaaaaaaaaaaacagggtcaTGTGACATGAAGGTTTAACAAGgagaaaaatactgtattctcacataaaaaaaatgacacagtaCTGGACTAATTAATCATTACTGGATATTTATTGGTTTGGATAAAGTTCATGAccctttaaatctcttttaataaaaatcttaagatattatttaataaataacttgatttctcctttcatatttctttgattttaaagaaGGTCTGACATGAATAAACATAGGGAAGAATCTTGCTCGATTTTCTACAAAAAATTAAGAGTCAATTTCAGTATGCACAATAAAAGTAGTTCTtgtcatgggtgcctgggtggctcagtcagttaagcatccgactcttgatttcagctcaggtcatgatctgatggtttgtgagttcaagccccgtgtcaggcttcatgctgacagtgcagagtctgcttgggattctctctctctctctctctgtctctctctgcccctcctctgctctcatgcactctttctctctctcaaaataaatatataaactttaaaaaacagttctTGTCTTATAAGCTTCAAAGATACAGTTTTCAgcttcaaaatattattattcattagtaatgagaaagaaattacaagggaatgttttaaatgagttttaaaatatgtgccAGTGGTTACTCTATAATACAAGAATTCTCTTCCATTTGTCTTTTCAGACATTGATTCTTACAGACATTTATTGGACATCAGCTGTGTTCCAGGTATATTGTTAGGTACTAGGGATCTGAAGATGAATGAGAAATGgtaattaaatggaaaatgatatgtaaatgaataaacaatgttATACATTCTACTCTGGAAGTCCCTGCTGCCTTCTGTAGACTTTAGGGATGAAGGAGAGAGTGAACACGTCTCCTTGAAATAGGCGGCAGTGGCCATGGAATGCAAAACTTCATTATGGAAGGGATACATATTTGAGCTGGGTCTTGAAAATGAGTTTTTTATCGGTGGGCAttgtatggggtggggggtggatggtGGCTTTAGGGgatattccaggaagaagtgtTTTAAAGCAAAGCCTCAACAGTGTTAAATAGTACAGGAGTCACAGATGATCCAAAGGGTCCATAGCCATAGTGACAGGAGAATTAATGGAAGGTGGGGCTACAAAGGTAGTTGGGGGCATATGAGACTGTATGTGCCATGGAGTCAAAGGGAACCACTCATGCAGTAAGCTAGGAGTGGCATGATCAGTTTTGCATTTCTGAAAGATCACTACTCTGACAGTGTGGAAAGAATTAGAATGGGGAAATCCTGAAGGTATGTCTGAAGACCAGATTTAAAATTGTATCTAGTAGGaatgcaagtaacagaaacccaAGCCGAAACCTGCTTAAACAAAAAGTTTATCTTTCACAACTAATAGGAAACAAGAACACAAGCAATTCCAGGGCTACTTCAGGGCTTGACGATATCAGGGTACAGAGCTGGGACACTCTCAGTCTCTTCCCATGGCTGCAGGATCGCTGTAGCAGGTGCATGCTTCATATTTCTCTGCATCAACATCCAAAaccaagaagcagaaaagaggacTTCTCCCACAGCTCCTTTGCTATCTCCAAAGAATTCATTTCATATTTGCCTTACAGTGGATTCCCATGATCCAGAATGGAATCACCTCTCATGGTTGGGCCCCAGAGAAGGGTGGAAAAGCATGTACCAGGCATTTTCTGCCGGTATAGtgctaagcaggctctgccaacttagaaagaaggaaaggaatggtCACTGGATTGATAATCAATAGAGTCTCATGAAAGCCATCACACCAAGTCAGGTAAGAGAGGACAGGAGCCTAAACTAGAGTGGCAGTAGAAACAAGGGGATAAAAGTAAGAGTGGTTAgagaggtaggggcgcctgggggggagggctctgtcagttaagtgtccgactcttggtttcagctgcggtcatgattttgcagttcatgggatcaagccctgcaccaggctctaagctgacagagcagaacctgcttgggattctttctctctctctctcaaaataaatagataaacttaaaaaaaaaaaaagaaagaactgttaGAGAGGTAGATTGAACGCATGTGGGTTAACACTCATCTATCAGGATTGTTACCCAATACCCCCACCAGGGATTCTGATACAAGACATCCATGAAAGACACTGTAAGAAGAAGTACCGAAGGGCAGGGCTTCCCAATCTTTTTCCCACATGGCACATTACACATCTTTAGAATATAGTAGAATAATCAAGTGGGACTCGCTGAGAGACAATAGCCATGCCCTGAGCTCTGCCACTCCAGATCCGGCCCAAATCGTCCAGAGGCTTAGACGAGCAGTGCTTCTGGCACACCGGTCATTCAGTGCTGAGATCCTCCAGTTAGGAAGCTCTGTAAAGCACTTGGGACAATTAGAGACAATAAAAGAGCCAGTAGAGACAGCATCTAATTATTGTTATAAGAAGCTTATAAAGAGAACTGTCATGCTTCTATAATGTAAAGTTATCCTGGGGAAGATGCTCGCtcagacccttgatttcaatCCTCCTAACTATTGCTTTTCAGTTACTACTGTCTGACAGTCAAACACTGTGACCCTCAAAGCATGACTTCCCTTCAGTTAATTTACTAACTTGCATACAAAATTTAATTATTGTCATCTAGGGCCTCATACTCAGAAGCTGTATCTggttttcaatattaaaataagatcTACACCCATGCTGTGAGATGATACTATCTGAACAATCAGAATCAATACCGAGGAGTCACCCTTGGCACCGCCTCATTTGCAAATCCAATCTATGACAACGTGCTGTCAATTTTACCTTCTAGAAGTCTCTTGAATCTATtaatttctctccatctccacttcACTACCTCTGTTCGTTTCTTATTATTTCCTAACGCtacaaactaccacaaacttggtagcttaaacaacataaatttattatcttaaaactCTCatggtcagaagtctgaaatcaaggtgtagTCATGGCTGGTTTCCTCTGCAGGTTCTGAGGGGAGAATctcttttctagctttttttagCTCTAGAGGTCACTTGCATTCTTTGGCCgtggccccttccctgccttcctccgATCTCTTGCTTTTACTACACTACAGACTGTGACCCTCCCGTTTCCCTCTTCTAAGGATCACATTGAGCCCGcctggataatctaggataaaCTCCCCAGATTAAGATCCTTAACTTACCCATTTCTGCCTCACTACCAGGTAAGGTAGTGGTAAAGTAaggtaaggtaacatattcacagattgcAGGGATTCAGAGCAAACAATTTGGGGGACCCAT
Coding sequences within:
- the LOC115523436 gene encoding keratin-associated protein 8-1 — encoded protein: MHCNTFSGAVFPGCYWGSCGYPLGYSVGCGYGSTYSPVGYGFGYGYNGCGAFGFRRYWPFDLY